The Brenneria rubrifaciens genome has a window encoding:
- a CDS encoding lysoplasmalogenase has translation MLWSFIAVLFSGWLYVDASYRGPVWQRWLFKPVTLLLLLALAWQTPLLSVPGYLVVAGLLATLVADTLLLLPTQRLLYAFAAYFVSHLLYTISFFTSQITLTFFWPLALALAVLAAVLIAIIWSRLDTLRWPTCAFILMTTLMVWIAGERYFALESDYNFSLLAGCALLFIAHATWLIHHYRISFRAHQVIVAACYFGGHFLIVRSLYF, from the coding sequence ATGCTCTGGTCATTTATTGCCGTACTTTTCTCTGGCTGGCTATACGTTGACGCCAGCTATCGCGGCCCGGTGTGGCAGCGCTGGCTGTTCAAACCGGTCACGTTGTTACTATTGCTGGCGCTGGCCTGGCAAACCCCGCTCCTGAGCGTACCCGGTTATTTGGTAGTCGCAGGCTTGCTGGCCACGCTGGTCGCCGACACTCTGCTTCTGCTTCCGACACAGCGTCTGCTCTACGCGTTTGCCGCCTATTTCGTGTCTCACCTGCTTTACACCATCAGCTTTTTCACCAGCCAGATCACGCTGACATTCTTCTGGCCGCTGGCGCTGGCGCTCGCGGTGCTGGCGGCGGTGCTGATCGCCATCATCTGGAGCAGACTCGATACCTTACGCTGGCCGACATGCGCTTTTATCCTCATGACCACCTTAATGGTATGGATCGCCGGGGAGCGTTATTTTGCACTGGAAAGCGATTATAATTTCTCATTACTGGCAGGCTGCGCGCTGCTATTCATCGCCCACGCGACCTGGCTTATTCATCACTATCGCATCAGCTTCCGCGCCCATCAGGTCATTGTGGCGGCCTGCTATTTTGGCGGACATTTTCTTATCGTGCGCTCACTCTATTTTTAA
- a CDS encoding DUF1820 family protein: MSKESALYRIQFINNGKNYQLYVRELVSSTLFGFIEIADFVFDSQSTVLVDPSTEKLKTEFSGVSRSFIPLQAIIRIDAVTEKGSARISELGDNVTHFPYLPGKKT, translated from the coding sequence ATGAGTAAGGAATCCGCACTGTATCGTATTCAATTCATTAATAATGGTAAGAACTACCAGCTTTATGTGCGTGAATTAGTGTCGAGCACGCTGTTCGGTTTTATTGAAATCGCCGACTTTGTCTTCGATAGCCAATCAACGGTGCTGGTCGACCCTTCGACAGAAAAGCTTAAAACGGAGTTTTCCGGCGTCAGCCGCAGCTTTATCCCTTTGCAGGCAATTATTCGTATTGATGCGGTGACGGAAAAAGGCAGCGCCCGTATTTCCGAACTGGGGGATAACGTGACGCACTTCCCTTATCTTCCCGGAAAAAAAACCTGA